One genomic segment of Strix aluco isolate bStrAlu1 chromosome 9, bStrAlu1.hap1, whole genome shotgun sequence includes these proteins:
- the HDLBP gene encoding vigilin: MSSVAVLTQESFAEHRSGLAQQQVKVTALNSEEENDPPTYKEAFPPLPEKAPCLEAAQEPAGPWSKIRPIKASVITQVFHVPLEERKYKDMNQFGEGEQAKICLDIMQKTGAHLELSLAKDQGLSIMVSGKLEAVMKARKEIVARLQTQASATVAIPKEHHRFVIGKNGEKLQDLELKTATKIQIPRPDDPSNQIKITGTKEGIEKARHEILLISAEQDKRAVERLDVEKVYHPFIAGPYNKLVSELMQDTGTRINIPPPSVNKTEIVFTGEKEQLAQAVARVKKIYEEKKKKTTTIAVEVKKSQHKYVIGPKGNSLQEILEKTGVSVEIPPTDSSSETVILRGEPEKLGQALTEVYAKANSFTVSSVSAPSWLHRFIIGKKGQNLAKITQQMPKVHIEFTEGEDKITLEGPTEDVNVAQEQIEVMVKDLINRMDYAEINVDHKFHRHLIGKNGANINRIKDLYKVSVRIPPDNEKSNLIRIEGDPQGVQQAKKELLELASRMENERTKDLIIEQKFHRTIIGQKGERIREIREKFPEVIINFPDPAHKSDIVQLRGPKNEVEKCTKYMQKMVADLVENSFSISVPIFKQFHKNIIGKGGANIKKIREESNTKIDLPAENSNSETIVITGKRANCEAARHRILAIQKELANITEVEVSIPSKLHNSLIGTKGRFIRSIMEECGGVHIHFPTEGSGSDTVTIRGPAQDVEKAKKQLLHLAEEKQTKSYTVDLRAKPEYHKFLIGKGGGNIRKVRDNTGARIIFPTSEDKDQELITIMGTEEAVKEAQKELEALIKNLDNVVEDSMVVDPKHHRHFVIRRGQVLREIADEYGGVMVSFPRSGTQSDKVTLKGAKDCVEAAKKRIQEIIEDLEAQVTIECTIPQKFHRSIMGPKGSRIQQITRDYGVQIKFPDREENPAPVAEPAVQENGEEGGEGKDGKDADPSSPKKCDIIIISGRREKCEAAKEALQALVPVTIEVEVPFDLHRYIIGQKGSGIRKMMDEFEVNIQVPAPELQSDIITITGLATNLDRAKAGLLERVKELQAEQEDRALRSFKLTVTVDPKYHPKIIGRKGAVITQIRTEHEVNIQFPDKDDESQAQDQITITGYEKNAEAARDAIMKIVGELEQMVSEDVTLDHRVHARIIGARGKAIRKIMDEFKVDIRFPQSGAPDPNCVTVTGLPENVEEAIDHILNLEEEYLADVVDNEAMQVYMKPSSHEESKAPSKGFVVRDAPWATVNNEKAPDMSSSEDFPSFGAQVAPKTLPWGPKR, encoded by the exons atgagctccgtggcaGTTTTGACCCAGGAGAGCTTCGCTGAACACCGCAGTGGCCTGGCTCAGCAGCAGGTGAAAG TTACAGCTTTAAACTCTGAAGAAGAGAATGATCCTCCAACCTACAAGGAAGCCTTCCCTCCGCTCCCTGAGAAAGCACCATGTCTGGAAGCTGCCCAGGAACCTGCCGGGCCCTGGAGCAAAATCCGACCAATAAAGGCTTCTGTCATCACTCAG GTGTTTCATGTGCCACTGGAGGAGAGGAAATACAAGGACATGAATCAGTTTGGAGAAGGCGAGCAGGCCAAGATCTGCCTTGACATCATGCAGAAGACAGGAGCTCACCTGGAGCTGTCTCTCGCAAAGGACCAGGGCCTTTCAATCATGGTCTCTGGCAAGCTGGAAGCAGTCATGAAGGCTCGGAAGGAGATTGTCGCTCGTCTGCAGACTCAG GCTTCAGCGACAGTTGCCATCCCCAAGGAGCACCACCGTTTTGTCATTGGAAAGAACGGCGAGAAGCTGCAGGACCTGGAGCTCAAAACTGCAACCAAAATCCAGATCCCCCGCCCGGATGACCCCAGCAACCAGATCAAGATCACCGGCACTAAAGAAGGGATTGAGAAGGCCCGACACGAGATCCTGCTTATCTCTGCTGAGCAG GATAAGCGTGCCGTGGAGAGGCTGGATGTGGAGAAAGTGTACCACCCCTTCATTGCTGGCCCTTACAACAAGCTGGTGAGCGAGCTCATGCAGGACACAGGGACGCGCATCAACATTCCTCCGCCCAGCGTCAACAAGACAGAGATAGTCTTCACAGGAGAAAAGGAGCAGCTAGCCCAGGCTGTGGCTCGTGTTAAGAAGATCTATGAGGAGAAG AAAAAGAAGACTACTACCATTGCAGTGGAGGTGAAGAAGTCCCAGCACAAATATGTCATCGGCCCCAAGGGTAATTCCCTGCAGGAGATCTTGGAGAAAACTGGAGTCTCTGTCGAGATCCCACCCACTGACAGTAGCTCGGAGACGGTGATACTGCGAGGCGAGCCCGAAAAGCTTGGGCAAGCATTGACTGAAGTCTATGCAAAG GCCAACAGTTTTACCGTCTCCTCGGTCTCTGCCCCCTCTTGGCTTCATCGTTTCATTATtggaaagaaaggacaaaacctGGCCAAAATAACTCAGCAGATGCCAAAG GTTCACATCGAATTCACTGAAGGAGAGGATAAAATCACTTTGGAAGGACCTACAGAAGATGTGAATGTGGCTCAGGAACAGATTGAAGTCATGGTCAAGGATCTG ATCAACCGGATGGATTATGCAGAAATCAACGTTGACCACAAATTCCACCGACACCTCATTGGCAAGAATGGAGCTAACA TTAACAGGATCAAGGACCTCTACAAGGTGTCTGTGCGCATTCCTCCGGACAATGAGAAGAGCAACCTGATCAGAATTGAAGGAGACCCACAGGGGGTCCAACAGGCCAAGAAAGAGCTGCTGGAACTCGCTTCCCGTATG GAAAATGAACGCACCAAGGACCTAATCATTGAGCAGAAATTCCACCGGACCATCATTGGACAGAAGGGCGAGCGGATCCGGGAAATACGGGAGAAATTCCCAGAG GTTATCATCAACTTCCCAGACCCTGCGCACAAGAGTGACATCGTCCAACTTAGAGGTCCCAAAAATGAGGTGGAGAAGTGCACCAAGTACATGCAAAAGATGGTGGCAGACCTG gttgaaaacagcttttctattTCTGTCCCCATCTTCAAACAATTCCACAAGAACATCATAGGGAAAGGAGGTGCCAACATCAAGAAG ATCCGTGAAGAAAGCAACACCAAAATTGATCTCCCAGCAGAGAACAGCAACTCGGAGACAATTGTTATCACAGGCAAGAGAGCAAACTGTGAGGCTGCTCGCCACAGAATTCTTGCCATCCAGAAGGAGCTG GCCAACATCACAGAGGTGGAGGTCTCCATTCCTTCAAAACTGCACAATTCCCTCATTGGCACCAAAGGCCGCTTCATCCGCTCCATCATGGAGGAGTGTGGTGGAGTCCACATCCACTTCCCCACCGAGGGCTCTGGCAGTGACACTGTGACTATCAGAGGCCCAGCCCAGGATGTGGAGAAAGCCAAGAAACAGCTGCTGCACCTGGCAGAGGAGAAG CAAACGAAGAGTTACACCGTGGACCTCCGTGCAAAGCCAGAGTACCACAAATTCCTTATTGGTAAGGGTGGTGGAAACATCCGTAAGGTGCGTGACAACACTGGGGCCCGCATCATCTTCCCAACATCCGAAGACAAAGATCAGGAGCTGATTACTATCATGGGAACTGAGGAGGCTGTCAAAGAGGCACAGAAGGAGTTGGAGGCCCTCATCAAGAACCTG GATAACGTGGTTGAAGACTCCATGGTGGTTGACCCCAAGCACCACCGCCACTTTGTCATCCGGAGAGGGCAAGTTCTGCGTGAGATTGCGGATGAGTATGGTGGTGTCATGGTCAGCTTCCCGCGTTCTGGCACCCAGAGTGACAAAGTCACCCTCAAGGGAGCCAAGGACTGTGTGGAGGCAGCCAAGAAACGCATCCAGGAGATCATTGAGGACCTG GAAGCTCAAGTGACAATCgaatgcaccatcccacaaaagTTCCACCGCTCCATTATGGGCCCCAAAGGATCCCGGATCCAGCAGATCACCCGGGACTACGGTGTTCAGATCAAATTCCCTGACAGGGAGGAGAACCCAG CCCCTGTTGCAGAACCAGCTGTGCAGGAGAATGGCGAGGAAGGTGGGGAAGGCAAGGATGGGAAGGATGCAGATCCCAGCTCTCCAAAGAAGTGCGATATCATCATCATCTCTGGCCGCAGGGAGAAGTGTGAGGCAGCAAAGGAGGCGCTGCAG GCTCTGGTTCCTGTCACCATTGAGGTGGAAGTTCCCTTTGATCTTCACCGTTACATCATTGGCCAGAAAGGAAGTGGGATCCGCAAAATGATGGATGAGTTTGAA GTGAACATCCAGGTCCCTGCTCCTGAGCTGCAGTCGGATATCATCACCATCACTGGGCTGGCTACCAACCTGGACCGTGCCAAGGCCGGGCTGCTGGAAAGAGTGAAGGAGCTGCAAGCTGAACAAGAGGATCGG GCCTTGCGAAGCTTCAAGCTGACAGTCACTGTCGATCCCAAGTATCATCCTAAAATCATTGGGCGGAAGGGAGCAGTGATCACCCAGATACGCACAGAGCATGAGGTCAACATCCAGTTCCCTGACAAGGATGATGAAAGCCAG GCCCAAGACCAGATCACCATCACTGGCTATGAGAAGAACGCTGAGGCTGCCCGGGATGCCATCATGAAGATTGTTGGTGAGCTGGAGCAGATGGTCTCTGAGGATGTGACTCTGGACCATCGCGTTCACGCACGCATCATTGGTGCACGTGGTAAAGCCATCCGCAAAATCATGGATGAGTTTAAG GTGGATATTCGCTTTCCCCAGAGTGGAGCTCCTGACCCCAACTGTGTGACTGTGACAGGACTCCCAGAGAATGTGGAAGAAGCTATCGATCACATCCTGAACTTGGAGGAAGAATAT CTTGCGGATGTGGTGGACAACGAGGCGATGCAGGTGTATATGAAGCCCTCTTCACAT